The following are from one region of the Candidatus Nezhaarchaeales archaeon genome:
- a CDS encoding CooT family nickel-binding protein: MCELKAVLNGKMVFKDVVYAKDLGGKVLLRSVLGEEVEVGEAAIYEVDIGNELLKLRQVTR; this comes from the coding sequence ATGTGCGAGCTTAAAGCTGTTTTAAACGGTAAGATGGTGTTTAAGGATGTGGTATACGCTAAGGACCTAGGGGGTAAGGTACTGTTAAGAAGCGTGCTCGGCGAGGAGGTTGAAGTAGGGGAAGCCGCGATCTACGAGGTTGATATAGGGAATGAGCTTTTAAAGCTTAGACAAGTAACGCGTTAA
- a CDS encoding thymidylate synthase produces MKHVKITAFNCPDAWFQVLKRIWEEGEVYYVEYGSEVGETKKLDVTIEILHPEVRPLLDERAPFTLSYLNFYFLQYMWLGVKEAEETYTYSYRLRKARSCEQGEAIEVDQVEEALKRLSENLFDRQVTLVVERPEDILKEFCGRRHEPPCLRLIDVEVCRDVDGGLALNLTCYFRSWDAYGGLPANIAAIQLWNETFVGELNERLRLKGFKEEVHTGKLIFHSKNCHIYKRNYEFVKELLTPQKVGSRFERGFKLKGS; encoded by the coding sequence ATGAAGCACGTAAAGATTACGGCCTTTAACTGTCCCGATGCCTGGTTCCAGGTTTTAAAGAGAATTTGGGAGGAAGGTGAGGTCTACTACGTGGAGTATGGTTCGGAGGTTGGTGAAACTAAGAAGCTCGACGTAACCATTGAGATATTACATCCGGAGGTTAGGCCGCTGCTTGATGAGAGGGCCCCCTTCACCCTTTCCTACCTTAACTTCTACTTCCTACAGTATATGTGGCTCGGCGTTAAGGAGGCTGAGGAAACCTATACGTATAGTTATAGGTTGAGGAAAGCCCGTAGCTGTGAACAAGGAGAAGCTATTGAGGTGGATCAGGTTGAAGAGGCTTTAAAGAGGCTATCTGAAAATCTTTTCGATAGGCAAGTGACCCTCGTCGTTGAAAGGCCTGAGGACATCCTTAAGGAGTTTTGCGGTAGGAGGCATGAACCTCCCTGTTTAAGGCTTATAGACGTTGAAGTCTGTAGGGATGTTGATGGGGGGCTAGCTTTAAACTTAACCTGCTACTTTAGGTCTTGGGATGCCTACGGCGGGTTACCGGCTAATATCGCCGCGATCCAGCTTTGGAACGAAACCTTCGTAGGCGAGCTAAACGAAAGGCTACGCTTAAAGGGCTTTAAGGAGGAAGTTCACACGGGGAAGCTAATATTCCATTCGAAGAACTGCCATATATATAAGCGGAACTACGAATTCGTTAAGGAGCTTTTGACCCCTCAAAAAGTAGGATCAAGGTTTGAACGCGGCTTTAAGCTTAAAGGCTCTTAA
- a CDS encoding winged helix-turn-helix domain-containing protein, with the protein MSDVYARIMMNDVQRLIVESLKNGEKKTSQIAEELSKVSPAGVSPLIVYLHAWYLEQKGIVESKGEGVERTYKLTDKWKELESKAKQK; encoded by the coding sequence ATGTCCGACGTATACGCGCGTATAATGATGAACGACGTTCAAAGGTTAATTGTGGAGAGCTTAAAGAACGGCGAGAAGAAAACTAGTCAAATCGCTGAGGAACTTAGTAAGGTATCGCCTGCGGGAGTATCACCCCTAATAGTTTACTTACACGCGTGGTACTTAGAGCAAAAGGGCATCGTAGAAAGTAAAGGCGAAGGAGTTGAAAGAACCTATAAGCTAACCGATAAATGGAAGGAGTTAGAATCTAAAGCTAAACAAAAGTAG
- the cdhC gene encoding CO dehydrogenase/CO-methylating acetyl-CoA synthase complex subunit beta has protein sequence MSKSFAGFPVDVGPVYEGERIRKEDMYVEFGGPKIDYKCELVLAKGMDEVEDGKVEVVGPDLQEFKEGESYPLANIIYVAGAKVEKDLEAVIERRIHDFTNYIEGVMHLNQRYDIWIRISKKSYKKGFNTLKWWGLILIKLFKSAMPFIEKIQVTFYTDPEKVKWWYDQALKTYQARDARVRGLRDEDVDTFYGCVLCQSFAPQHVCVIPPNRVSLCGAMNWFDARAAASVDPKGPNFPIPKGKLLDPIKGEYEGVNKVVNERSLGANKRVYLYSMFSYPHTSCGCFETIGFYIPEVDGFGFVDRGFKGAAVNGLPFATMAAQTGGGIQTEGFLGMGLEYYRSPKFLQGDGGWGRVAWMCSTLRKRIEDAIPEELKDKIPTEKEASDVASLKKFLVEKGHPLAARIKELEAAAAPPAEKVEEVTPLAAVAPAVTPTVSAPGTLVVPAGGGLKIVLKGAKIHIDKIVIKR, from the coding sequence GTGTCCAAATCCTTCGCGGGTTTTCCGGTTGACGTTGGGCCAGTTTACGAGGGTGAAAGGATAAGAAAGGAAGATATGTACGTCGAGTTCGGAGGGCCTAAGATAGACTATAAGTGCGAATTGGTTTTGGCTAAGGGGATGGATGAAGTAGAGGACGGTAAGGTGGAGGTCGTAGGCCCAGACCTACAAGAGTTTAAAGAGGGTGAAAGCTACCCGCTCGCCAACATAATATACGTGGCCGGGGCTAAGGTGGAGAAGGACCTTGAAGCTGTGATTGAGAGGAGGATCCACGACTTCACAAACTACATTGAGGGCGTAATGCATCTTAACCAGCGTTACGACATTTGGATTAGGATTAGTAAGAAGAGCTACAAGAAGGGCTTCAACACCCTTAAATGGTGGGGCTTAATACTGATAAAGCTATTTAAGAGCGCCATGCCCTTCATCGAGAAGATTCAGGTTACGTTCTACACGGACCCGGAGAAGGTTAAGTGGTGGTATGATCAGGCCCTTAAAACGTATCAGGCTAGAGACGCTAGGGTTCGAGGGCTTAGGGACGAGGATGTTGACACCTTCTATGGATGTGTCCTTTGCCAATCCTTCGCTCCTCAGCACGTATGCGTAATACCGCCTAATAGGGTATCCCTCTGCGGAGCCATGAACTGGTTTGACGCTAGGGCTGCCGCGAGCGTAGATCCTAAGGGGCCGAACTTCCCGATACCTAAAGGTAAGCTGCTCGACCCGATCAAGGGTGAGTATGAAGGCGTTAATAAGGTGGTTAATGAGCGCTCCCTAGGCGCTAATAAACGCGTATACCTATACAGCATGTTCAGCTACCCGCATACTTCATGCGGATGCTTCGAGACCATAGGCTTCTACATCCCTGAAGTAGACGGCTTCGGCTTTGTCGATCGAGGGTTTAAGGGCGCGGCTGTTAACGGTTTACCCTTCGCAACCATGGCGGCTCAAACGGGCGGTGGAATCCAAACCGAGGGCTTCTTAGGTATGGGTTTAGAATATTACCGGAGCCCTAAGTTCCTCCAAGGCGATGGAGGATGGGGTAGGGTAGCATGGATGTGTTCAACGCTTAGGAAGAGGATTGAGGACGCTATACCCGAGGAGTTAAAGGATAAGATACCCACCGAGAAGGAAGCTTCTGACGTAGCTTCACTTAAGAAGTTCCTAGTTGAGAAAGGCCATCCCTTAGCGGCTAGGATAAAGGAGTTAGAGGCGGCAGCTGCACCACCAGCTGAAAAGGTTGAGGAGGTTACACCGTTAGCCGCTGTAGCGCCAGCCGTAACGCCCACGGTAAGCGCTCCGGGGACCCTCGTAGTACCGGCTGGTGGAGGGCTTAAAATAGTGCTTAAGGGGGCTAAAATCCACATAGATAAGATCGTGATAAAGCGTTAG
- a CDS encoding P-loop NTPase, which translates to MKVAVSGKGGVGKTFIAAALASFFVKKGFKVLAVDADPSPNLALMLGVPLSQASTIKPLSEDWELIESKTSTGYPGVYRLSFSVDDVVDRYAVKTPTGVYLLVMGTVKDAGGGCTCPANALIRALMRHLIVDRSEAVVMDMEAGVEHLGRGTAKYVEHMLIVTEPSFRSMDVAKKIYGLTLSLKVPKAYLVGNKVVEDRDVEAITSFAKDVGVPLLGLVPYDEGVAKAERTGQNPLLVEGVAVKAIRGIGEKLLTGLL; encoded by the coding sequence GTGAAGGTAGCGGTTAGTGGTAAGGGGGGTGTAGGGAAGACCTTTATAGCCGCGGCTCTGGCTAGCTTCTTCGTTAAGAAGGGGTTTAAGGTGCTAGCTGTAGACGCTGACCCATCGCCAAACCTAGCTTTAATGCTGGGGGTGCCTTTAAGCCAAGCTTCAACTATAAAGCCCTTATCTGAAGACTGGGAGCTTATAGAGAGTAAGACTTCAACCGGGTATCCGGGGGTATATAGGCTTAGCTTTAGCGTTGACGACGTGGTTGATAGGTACGCCGTTAAAACCCCTACGGGCGTATACCTCCTAGTGATGGGGACCGTTAAGGATGCTGGTGGAGGATGTACGTGTCCTGCTAACGCGTTAATTAGGGCCTTAATGAGGCATTTAATCGTGGATAGGAGCGAGGCTGTGGTTATGGATATGGAGGCTGGCGTTGAACACCTAGGTAGGGGGACGGCGAAGTACGTGGAACATATGCTTATAGTAACTGAGCCTAGCTTTAGGTCCATGGATGTAGCTAAGAAGATCTACGGGTTAACGTTAAGCTTGAAGGTCCCGAAGGCCTACCTCGTCGGGAACAAGGTTGTTGAGGATAGAGACGTTGAGGCGATAACCAGCTTCGCTAAGGACGTCGGCGTACCGTTACTAGGCCTAGTGCCCTACGATGAAGGGGTGGCTAAGGCTGAAAGAACGGGGCAAAACCCCTTACTAGTGGAAGGGGTAGCGGTTAAGGCTATTAGAGGGATCGGCGAAAAACTTCTAACAGGGCTTCTTTAA
- the cdhA gene encoding CO dehydrogenase/acetyl-CoA synthase complex subunit alpha translates to MLVRPSMERGPAKISVKELRTGTLYAKDLEVAIGRLAMEEEWEPMGPTPMPSLTTLRSWDRKLLSRYTPFYMPFCDLCCLCTYGKCDLTRGKKGACGLDLRTQQARIILIACCIGASTHTAHARHLVHYLLEKYGPDYPINLGTEIEVEAPHIRLVTGIRPKTLGDLAHVLNYCEEQITHSLAATHTGQEGDYIDYESKALHVSMIDHVAMEAADIAQVVGFNFPKGDPNAPLVESGLGILADTTKPVVLLIGHNVCAGVELVDYIRKAGLGEAGTSVEVAGICCTSHDITRYTSKAKIIGPISYQSKFVRSGIADVVVVDEQCIRTDIPSLAASVNTPVIAVSEKVCYGFPDVSDEPVDRIVDMLVTGKLKGALILDLEKAGAVAALTAIRIAPLRRKFKAIPDVEKVRELASPCTYCHRCRRNCPSDLPVSDAVNAAKQGVLDKLADLHDVCLGCLRCESECPQKIPILSLMEAAAQHKIKTEKYKVRAGRGPILDTEIREVGSPIVLGEIPGVVAYVGCANYPGAGRDVGEMAYEFAKRGYIVVASGCSAMSIGEYRDEEGRTPYEAFPGVFDRGGLVNVGSCVANAHISGAAIKIASIFARRKLRANYEEIADYVLHRVGACGVAWGAYSQKAASIATGYNRLGIPVIIGPQGSKYRRLYLGRVEDVASFETYDARTGQKVYIGPAPEHLVYIAETKEECMVWTAKLCMRPNDTTKGRMIKLTHYIDLYRRLYGRLPDDLPLLVRTEADVPITFKDEVMDFLKGRGWKPAEVPSIDPTLLERLIRVRK, encoded by the coding sequence ATGCTGGTGAGGCCTTCCATGGAGAGAGGCCCTGCTAAGATTAGCGTTAAGGAGCTTAGAACAGGTACGCTTTACGCTAAAGACCTTGAGGTCGCTATAGGTAGGCTCGCCATGGAGGAAGAATGGGAACCCATGGGCCCAACCCCCATGCCTAGCCTTACAACGCTTCGAAGCTGGGATCGTAAGCTTTTAAGCCGTTATACGCCCTTCTACATGCCCTTCTGCGACCTATGCTGTCTATGCACTTACGGTAAATGCGACTTAACCAGGGGTAAGAAGGGCGCTTGCGGCTTAGACCTTAGAACGCAGCAAGCTAGAATCATTCTAATAGCGTGTTGTATAGGGGCCTCTACGCATACTGCTCACGCTAGGCACCTAGTCCATTACCTACTCGAAAAGTATGGCCCTGATTACCCTATAAACCTCGGAACCGAGATCGAGGTTGAAGCCCCGCATATTAGGCTTGTAACAGGGATTCGGCCTAAGACCCTCGGAGATCTAGCTCACGTATTAAACTATTGCGAGGAGCAGATAACGCATTCGTTGGCTGCGACGCATACCGGGCAGGAGGGCGACTATATAGATTATGAGTCTAAGGCGCTACACGTCAGCATGATAGACCACGTAGCCATGGAGGCGGCCGATATAGCCCAAGTAGTAGGCTTTAACTTCCCGAAGGGAGACCCTAACGCCCCCCTAGTTGAAAGCGGGCTAGGCATACTAGCTGATACCACGAAGCCCGTTGTCCTACTAATAGGGCATAACGTATGTGCAGGGGTGGAGCTCGTAGACTACATACGTAAAGCCGGGTTGGGTGAAGCCGGAACTAGCGTGGAGGTTGCAGGTATCTGCTGCACGAGCCACGATATTACGAGGTATACGAGTAAGGCTAAGATCATAGGGCCCATATCCTACCAATCAAAGTTCGTAAGGAGCGGTATAGCCGACGTGGTGGTGGTTGATGAACAGTGCATAAGGACTGATATACCTAGTTTAGCTGCCTCCGTTAATACGCCGGTTATAGCTGTATCTGAAAAAGTTTGTTACGGCTTCCCCGACGTAAGCGATGAGCCCGTTGATAGAATAGTCGATATGCTAGTAACGGGTAAGTTGAAAGGTGCGTTAATACTGGACCTTGAAAAAGCGGGGGCTGTAGCGGCCCTAACGGCGATAAGGATAGCCCCCCTACGTAGGAAGTTTAAGGCTATACCCGATGTCGAGAAGGTACGTGAACTAGCTTCTCCGTGTACCTACTGTCATAGGTGCCGTAGGAACTGCCCTTCGGATCTACCGGTAAGTGACGCTGTAAACGCTGCTAAACAGGGCGTTCTAGATAAGCTGGCGGATCTTCACGACGTCTGCCTCGGCTGTTTAAGATGTGAATCTGAATGCCCTCAAAAGATTCCGATACTAAGCCTAATGGAGGCGGCCGCCCAGCATAAGATTAAGACTGAGAAGTATAAGGTGAGGGCTGGTAGGGGGCCGATACTTGATACTGAAATACGCGAGGTAGGATCGCCGATCGTACTTGGTGAGATACCCGGCGTCGTAGCCTACGTTGGATGCGCTAATTATCCAGGCGCCGGGCGCGACGTTGGCGAGATGGCTTACGAGTTTGCTAAGCGGGGCTATATAGTTGTAGCTAGCGGCTGTTCAGCTATGAGTATAGGCGAATACCGCGATGAGGAGGGTAGAACGCCTTACGAGGCCTTCCCCGGGGTCTTCGATAGGGGCGGGCTGGTTAATGTGGGTTCATGCGTAGCTAACGCCCATATAAGCGGGGCGGCGATAAAGATAGCAAGTATATTCGCGAGGCGTAAGCTTAGAGCGAACTACGAGGAGATAGCGGACTACGTGCTTCATAGGGTTGGAGCGTGCGGAGTAGCTTGGGGCGCCTATTCGCAGAAGGCTGCGTCAATAGCGACGGGCTATAATAGGCTAGGTATACCCGTGATCATAGGTCCTCAAGGATCAAAGTATAGGCGCCTCTACCTAGGTAGGGTTGAGGACGTGGCTAGCTTCGAGACTTACGACGCTAGAACGGGTCAGAAGGTCTACATAGGTCCAGCCCCTGAACACCTAGTTTACATAGCTGAAACCAAGGAGGAATGTATGGTTTGGACCGCTAAACTCTGCATGAGGCCGAACGATACCACTAAGGGTAGGATGATAAAGCTAACCCACTACATAGACCTCTATAGGAGGCTTTACGGTAGGCTGCCGGATGATCTACCACTACTCGTTAGGACTGAGGCTGACGTCCCGATAACGTTTAAGGACGAGGTGATGGACTTCTTAAAGGGCAGGGGCTGGAAGCCGGCTGAGGTACCGTCCATAGATCCAACCCTACTGGAGAGGTTGATAAGGGTTAGGAAGTGA
- a CDS encoding AAA family ATPase: protein MDRKIVVSVSGKGGTGKSTIAALMVKHLSEAGGKSVLAVDADPASNLADLLGVKVDRTVGEVTEELRRMIDKGALPPGYNKKDLLEYKVYSVLKETPKFDLLVMGRGEGEGCYCYVNAVLSSILDTLTRNYDVTIMDMEAGLEHISRRTDRDVDIMMVVVDPSKMSFATAKRIKEVAKEAHVEFKRILMVGNKFKPGQEAMLKSKAEEVGIEYIGYVPEDGAVHAYNLEGKPLLELPSNSPAVVAVKDIMIKIGLL from the coding sequence GTGGACAGGAAGATTGTGGTTAGCGTTTCAGGGAAGGGTGGCACCGGGAAGAGTACGATAGCCGCCTTAATGGTTAAACACCTATCGGAGGCTGGCGGTAAAAGCGTTCTAGCGGTTGACGCTGACCCAGCTTCAAACCTAGCCGACCTACTCGGAGTTAAGGTTGATAGAACGGTAGGCGAGGTTACCGAGGAGCTTAGAAGGATGATCGATAAGGGCGCATTACCGCCGGGCTATAATAAGAAGGACCTATTGGAGTACAAGGTTTACTCTGTGCTTAAGGAAACCCCTAAGTTCGACCTACTCGTAATGGGTAGGGGAGAGGGAGAGGGATGCTACTGCTACGTGAACGCTGTACTATCAAGCATACTCGACACGTTAACCCGTAACTACGATGTAACAATCATGGATATGGAGGCCGGCTTAGAGCATATCAGCCGAAGGACCGATCGCGACGTGGACATCATGATGGTCGTAGTCGACCCGAGTAAAATGAGCTTCGCCACCGCTAAACGTATCAAGGAGGTAGCTAAGGAGGCTCATGTGGAGTTTAAGCGCATACTCATGGTTGGCAACAAGTTTAAACCAGGCCAAGAAGCTATGTTAAAAAGCAAAGCCGAGGAAGTAGGGATTGAGTACATTGGCTATGTACCCGAGGATGGAGCCGTTCACGCATACAACCTTGAGGGCAAACCCCTACTTGAACTACCGAGTAATAGCCCAGCGGTAGTTGCGGTTAAGGATATAATGATTAAGATTGGGCTCTTATAG
- the acsC gene encoding acetyl-CoA decarbonylase/synthase complex subunit gamma: protein MILTPKILRPLDVYKHLPGTNCAKCGEVNCMAFAAKLIEREKKIEDCPPIFEPKYKAKLEGLREVLRPPVKEVTIGVGDRAVTIGGKVCVYRHELTWYRPTALFFDVTDEAPDEEVMKRVKTVESFEYERIGAKIRLQGIAVRCTSGDRDKFAKMVSRISEASNLPLVLCSYDPDVIEEALIVAGKRRPLIYAATKDNWFKMSKLALKYECPLTVSAPGDLSMLKSLAATMRKLGLDDLVLDPGTFVEADMLSETVNAFTMLRLAAIEGEDKDLGYPLMAVPAAVWLNPEKNEVLVKMRESYLANLLIARYADLMIMHSLDPWVLLPILVWRQNVYTDPRTPLSVKPGLYEIGPVDDKTPIFVTGNGALTYFLVKGDVERSGKGYLISIDTEGISVESSVAGKRFTAEKVVEALKSSGVEKKVKHRTVIIPGKAARISGELEELLQGWRVFVGPKDCSGIPEFVEKVWSKEVKLE, encoded by the coding sequence GTGATCCTCACGCCCAAGATATTAAGGCCTCTAGACGTATATAAGCATCTACCAGGTACTAACTGCGCTAAATGCGGCGAGGTTAACTGTATGGCCTTTGCCGCTAAACTAATAGAGCGTGAGAAGAAAATCGAGGACTGTCCACCGATCTTTGAACCTAAGTATAAGGCTAAGCTTGAAGGCCTTAGGGAGGTGCTTAGGCCTCCCGTTAAGGAGGTTACGATAGGGGTAGGTGATAGGGCGGTTACTATAGGTGGGAAGGTATGCGTCTATAGACATGAACTAACCTGGTATAGACCTACAGCCCTATTCTTCGATGTTACTGACGAGGCGCCTGACGAAGAGGTAATGAAGAGGGTTAAGACTGTTGAATCCTTTGAGTATGAACGTATAGGCGCAAAGATAAGGCTTCAAGGGATAGCCGTACGCTGCACGAGCGGTGATCGCGATAAGTTCGCTAAAATGGTTAGTAGGATAAGCGAGGCGAGTAACCTACCCTTAGTACTATGCTCCTACGATCCCGATGTAATTGAGGAGGCGTTAATAGTGGCCGGTAAGAGGAGGCCTTTAATCTACGCTGCCACTAAGGATAACTGGTTTAAGATGTCGAAGCTAGCCTTAAAGTATGAATGCCCGCTCACCGTATCGGCTCCAGGCGATCTATCGATGCTTAAGTCGTTAGCAGCCACCATGCGTAAGCTAGGCCTCGACGACCTAGTTTTAGACCCTGGGACCTTCGTGGAAGCAGATATGCTTAGTGAAACCGTTAACGCCTTCACCATGCTGAGGCTGGCCGCCATAGAGGGGGAGGATAAGGATTTAGGCTATCCGCTTATGGCGGTTCCCGCCGCCGTATGGTTAAACCCTGAGAAGAATGAGGTATTGGTTAAGATGAGGGAGTCGTACCTAGCGAACCTATTGATAGCTAGGTACGCGGACTTAATGATTATGCATAGCCTAGATCCATGGGTCCTACTACCAATCCTAGTTTGGAGGCAGAACGTATATACGGATCCAAGGACGCCCTTATCGGTTAAACCGGGGCTTTACGAAATAGGACCGGTGGACGATAAAACGCCGATATTCGTAACCGGTAACGGAGCCCTCACCTACTTCCTAGTTAAGGGTGATGTTGAAAGGAGCGGTAAGGGCTACTTAATATCTATTGATACCGAGGGTATAAGCGTTGAATCATCAGTAGCCGGTAAGAGGTTTACGGCCGAGAAGGTTGTGGAGGCCTTAAAGAGTTCGGGCGTTGAGAAGAAGGTTAAGCATAGGACTGTTATAATACCTGGTAAAGCCGCTAGGATAAGCGGGGAGCTCGAAGAGCTACTACAGGGTTGGAGGGTCTTCGTAGGCCCTAAGGACTGCTCCGGTATACCTGAGTTCGTGGAGAAGGTGTGGAGCAAGGAGGTTAAGCTGGAATAG
- the cdhB gene encoding CO dehydrogenase/acetyl-CoA synthase complex subunit epsilon, whose translation MMAAVTPWQWGNVPGPRTANVLRPEVAGKMIKAAKRPLLIVGGALLEWRFNGRPLIDFALELGKRGIPIVATSNTLKAFLEKGFDKVLVMSLVDVVNRLQDPKWSLDGKGPYTHVIFLGISYQFESQVLSTLKNFAPHLITISLDRFYHPNASFSFNNLSEKEWGEALNEVLKTI comes from the coding sequence ATGATGGCTGCTGTAACTCCTTGGCAGTGGGGGAACGTACCTGGGCCTAGGACAGCCAACGTACTTAGACCTGAGGTAGCGGGTAAAATGATTAAGGCGGCTAAACGGCCGCTACTAATCGTTGGAGGGGCGCTACTAGAATGGAGGTTTAACGGTAGACCGTTAATCGACTTTGCCTTGGAGCTCGGGAAGCGCGGCATACCGATAGTCGCAACGTCTAACACCTTGAAGGCCTTCCTAGAGAAGGGGTTTGATAAGGTCTTAGTGATGAGCCTCGTCGACGTAGTTAATAGGCTTCAAGACCCTAAATGGAGCCTTGACGGTAAAGGCCCCTATACGCACGTAATATTTTTAGGTATATCCTACCAGTTTGAATCGCAAGTCCTTTCAACGCTAAAGAACTTCGCGCCCCACCTCATAACCATTTCGCTCGATAGGTTTTACCATCCGAACGCCTCCTTCTCCTTTAACAACTTAAGCGAAAAGGAATGGGGTGAAGCGTTAAATGAGGTACTTAAAACGATCTAG
- the cdhD gene encoding CO dehydrogenase/acetyl-CoA synthase subunit delta: MVEERKGGAPKSIEELFTLLDKAKELELEDVDIVAEELALEIVPSIVQAAPPPAVAPPAVAPPTEELVKAVFKPPVGKYAAKIAVVQIGATGSEGGTRKKVIKIGGETVPPFYHFEGVLPHRPVIALDVFDSPPPLPKTIKSYYKDVFKDHVAWVRKCIDEFEADLVTLHLTSTDPSAENRPADEAARFVDKVLDQVEIPVIVGGSGNPDKDMLVFEEVAKVTEGERLVLASVTVDMDVEKAVKAIAKHGHNVIALAFLDINQVKELNRKLLSGGLPKDHLITDPSTGGLGYGIEYTFSIMERMRMAGLMGEETMQVPISCAATNAWVAREAWMPADEWGPREYRGPLWEITTGLVNMLAGADLFMMMHPVAAKTLKRLAEALSKPKAEKLVKEAVYDKWVTMKA; the protein is encoded by the coding sequence ATGGTTGAGGAACGTAAAGGAGGAGCTCCTAAGAGTATTGAAGAGCTTTTTACGCTTCTCGATAAGGCTAAAGAGCTTGAGCTTGAAGACGTGGATATAGTAGCTGAAGAACTAGCCTTGGAAATCGTCCCGTCAATAGTTCAAGCGGCCCCGCCGCCAGCCGTAGCTCCACCGGCTGTGGCTCCGCCGACTGAAGAATTGGTTAAAGCGGTATTTAAGCCTCCAGTAGGTAAATATGCTGCTAAGATAGCCGTGGTTCAAATAGGTGCAACCGGTAGTGAAGGGGGGACTAGGAAGAAGGTAATTAAGATAGGTGGGGAAACCGTACCTCCATTCTACCACTTCGAAGGCGTACTCCCGCATAGGCCAGTTATAGCGCTCGACGTTTTTGATTCACCTCCGCCACTACCTAAAACCATTAAGAGTTACTATAAGGACGTGTTTAAGGATCACGTAGCCTGGGTTAGGAAATGTATCGACGAGTTTGAAGCGGACCTAGTAACGCTACACCTTACGAGTACTGATCCATCGGCGGAGAATAGGCCTGCCGATGAGGCGGCGCGCTTCGTGGATAAAGTGCTTGATCAGGTGGAAATACCTGTAATAGTTGGAGGCTCTGGCAACCCTGATAAGGATATGTTAGTGTTTGAAGAGGTCGCTAAAGTTACTGAGGGGGAGCGGCTTGTATTAGCGTCGGTAACGGTCGACATGGACGTGGAGAAGGCGGTGAAGGCGATCGCTAAGCATGGACATAACGTGATAGCGTTAGCCTTCCTCGATATAAACCAAGTTAAGGAGCTTAATAGGAAGCTACTTAGCGGCGGGCTACCTAAGGACCACCTCATTACGGATCCTTCAACCGGTGGGCTTGGCTACGGTATTGAGTATACCTTTAGCATTATGGAGAGGATGAGGATGGCCGGTTTAATGGGTGAGGAGACGATGCAGGTCCCCATAAGCTGCGCGGCTACTAACGCTTGGGTCGCTAGGGAGGCGTGGATGCCCGCTGATGAGTGGGGGCCTAGAGAGTATCGCGGGCCACTATGGGAGATAACTACGGGCTTAGTAAACATGCTTGCTGGCGCCGACCTATTCATGATGATGCACCCCGTAGCGGCTAAAACCTTGAAGAGGCTGGCTGAAGCGCTTTCAAAGCCGAAGGCCGAAAAGCTGGTTAAGGAAGCCGTCTATGATAAATGGGTAACGATGAAGGCTTGA